One stretch of Clavibacter californiensis DNA includes these proteins:
- a CDS encoding CoA-binding protein, translating into MPRSSPLAALLRSERTWTGPSAKERQAILRRAKSIAIVGASPNPARSSYFVGTYLQQSSDYRVYFVNPNATEILGQKAYPDLASLPEVPDIVDVFRKASDIPSVVDDVVAIGAPVIWVQLGIWNQEAAVDAEARGLTVVMDRCIKVEHARFHGGLHLLGFDTGVISSRKAAV; encoded by the coding sequence ATCCCCCGCTCCAGCCCGCTCGCCGCGCTCCTCCGCAGCGAGCGCACGTGGACGGGCCCGAGCGCCAAGGAGCGCCAGGCGATCCTCCGCCGCGCCAAGTCCATCGCCATCGTCGGCGCCTCGCCGAACCCGGCCCGGTCCAGCTACTTCGTCGGCACGTACCTGCAGCAGTCGAGCGACTACCGCGTGTACTTCGTGAACCCGAACGCCACCGAGATCCTCGGCCAGAAGGCGTACCCGGACCTCGCCTCGCTGCCCGAGGTTCCCGACATCGTCGACGTCTTCCGGAAGGCGAGCGACATCCCGTCCGTCGTGGACGACGTGGTCGCGATCGGCGCGCCCGTCATCTGGGTGCAGCTCGGCATCTGGAACCAGGAGGCGGCGGTCGACGCTGAGGCCCGCGGACTCACGGTCGTGATGGACCGGTGCATCAAGGTCGAGCACGCGCGCTTCCACGGCGGCCTGCACCTGCTCGGCTTCGACACGGGCGTCATCAGCTCGCGGAAGGCCGCGGTCTAG
- a CDS encoding DUF427 domain-containing protein, whose amino-acid sequence MRIPPARRPREIPGEGQESVWDYPRPPRVDPSSERIVIELGGRVVAESRSAVRVLETSHPPVYYLPSADFAAGVLSSAAGRSWCEYKGEASYLTITAGGATADRAAWWYPSPTRGFEVLADKIAVYPSRMDRITVDGVEVEAQEGDFYGGWITPRVVGPFKGAPGTLGW is encoded by the coding sequence ATGCGCATCCCACCCGCCCGACGTCCCCGCGAGATCCCCGGCGAGGGGCAGGAGTCCGTGTGGGACTATCCGCGACCGCCGCGCGTGGATCCGTCGTCCGAGCGCATCGTGATCGAGCTCGGCGGACGCGTCGTGGCCGAGAGCCGATCCGCGGTGCGGGTGCTCGAGACCAGCCACCCGCCGGTCTACTACCTGCCCTCCGCCGACTTCGCCGCGGGCGTGCTCTCGTCTGCGGCCGGCCGTTCGTGGTGCGAGTACAAGGGGGAGGCGTCGTACCTCACCATCACCGCGGGCGGCGCCACGGCCGACCGCGCGGCCTGGTGGTACCCGTCCCCCACGCGCGGCTTCGAGGTGCTCGCCGACAAGATCGCCGTGTACCCGTCTCGGATGGACCGCATCACGGTCGACGGCGTCGAGGTCGAGGCCCAGGAGGGTGACTTCTACGGCGGGTGGATCACGCCGCGCGTGGTCGGCCCGTTCAAGGGCGCGCCGGGCACGCTCGGCTGGTGA
- a CDS encoding GlsB/YeaQ/YmgE family stress response membrane protein — translation MGIIGFLVLGLIAGALAKLILPGKQGGGIIVTLILGVVGAFLGGFIGSALFNKPVDGFDLGSLALAIVGAIIVLLVYGAIVGRKKA, via the coding sequence ATGGGCATCATCGGTTTTCTGGTTCTGGGTCTGATCGCCGGAGCGCTCGCCAAGCTGATCCTCCCGGGCAAGCAGGGTGGCGGAATCATCGTCACGCTGATCCTGGGCGTCGTCGGGGCCTTCCTCGGCGGCTTCATCGGCAGCGCGCTCTTCAACAAGCCGGTCGACGGCTTCGACCTCGGCTCGCTCGCGCTCGCCATCGTCGGCGCGATCATCGTCCTGCTGGTCTACGGCGCGATCGTCGGCCGCAAGAAGGCCTAG